The following proteins come from a genomic window of Blastococcus sp. HT6-30:
- a CDS encoding DivIVA domain-containing protein — MPLTPADVHNVVFKKPPIGKRGYDEDEVDAFLDVVEAELARLIEENNELRSSAVRAGARAEERPEPSAPAPVAAAPVAAAPPPREDDSARASRMLALATETADRYVNEAKTQSEEMLSGAKTNSERMMSEARAKSEQMVTEAKHRADSMIGDARTRAETLERDARAKAAALDEDAERRHVEAMGSLEEKRSSLERKIEELRTFEREYRTRLRSYLESHLRDLDSRGSAEPATAGRQNQHASA; from the coding sequence ATGCCACTGACGCCTGCCGACGTGCACAACGTCGTCTTCAAGAAGCCGCCGATCGGCAAGCGGGGCTACGACGAGGACGAGGTCGACGCCTTCCTCGACGTCGTGGAGGCCGAGCTGGCCCGCTTGATCGAGGAGAACAACGAGCTGCGTTCCAGCGCGGTTCGCGCCGGTGCACGCGCCGAGGAGCGGCCCGAGCCGTCTGCGCCGGCCCCGGTCGCGGCGGCGCCCGTCGCGGCGGCCCCGCCGCCCCGGGAGGACGACAGCGCGCGGGCCTCGCGGATGCTGGCCCTGGCCACCGAGACCGCTGACCGCTACGTCAACGAGGCCAAGACGCAGTCCGAGGAGATGCTCAGCGGCGCCAAGACCAACAGCGAGCGCATGATGAGCGAGGCGCGGGCCAAGAGCGAGCAGATGGTCACCGAGGCCAAGCACCGCGCGGACTCGATGATCGGCGACGCCCGCACCCGCGCCGAGACGTTGGAGCGGGACGCCCGCGCCAAGGCCGCCGCCCTCGACGAGGACGCCGAGCGGCGGCACGTCGAGGCCATGGGCAGCCTCGAGGAGAAGCGCAGCAGCCTGGAGCGCAAGATCGAGGAGCTGCGGACCTTCGAGCGCGAGTACCGCACCCGGCTGCGGTCCTACCTCGAGTCGCACCTGCGCGACCTGGACAGCCGAGGCTCGGCCGAGCCCGCGACAGCGGGCCGGCAGAACCAGCACGCCAGCGCCTGA
- a CDS encoding DUF4032 domain-containing protein yields MRYLFRPPATDATGLLSLPWHQPLEEWDDALLLDVPSRGISRHVVRFVALEGRVYALKEIDERLARHEYALLAQFEGEGLPAVSVLGICVDRPDEQPAVLVTRYLEYSMSYRWLFSRPRGAQSAEQLLDTMVVLLVRLHLAGVFWGDCSLSNTLFRLDAGTFAAYLVDAETVERHPRLSPGQRRYDVDLARERVGAELLDLRYGGLLPEGIDPIEVADSLPRRYESLWEEVTREEVFRTDEQRYRVAERLRRLNELGFDVGEVELRTTDEGTRLRVETRVAEPGHNRRELFRLTGLEVRERQAQRLLNDVRAFRAYLEQKSGRPVPETIAGHRWLGEVYQPVVDAIPEHLRGRLEPAEVFHEVLEHRWFLSEKAGRDVGTTQAARSYFETVLPSTPQELTTPSAIVGRG; encoded by the coding sequence ATGCGGTATCTCTTCCGGCCACCGGCTACCGACGCGACCGGGCTGCTGTCGCTGCCGTGGCACCAGCCGCTGGAGGAGTGGGACGACGCCCTGCTCCTCGACGTCCCCTCGCGCGGCATCTCGCGGCACGTGGTGCGCTTCGTCGCGCTCGAGGGCCGGGTCTACGCGCTGAAGGAGATCGACGAGCGGCTGGCCCGGCACGAGTACGCGCTGCTGGCCCAGTTCGAGGGCGAGGGCCTGCCGGCGGTCTCGGTGCTCGGCATCTGCGTCGACCGGCCCGACGAGCAGCCGGCGGTGCTGGTCACCCGCTACCTCGAGTACTCGATGTCCTACCGCTGGTTGTTCTCCCGGCCACGCGGCGCCCAGTCGGCCGAGCAGCTGCTCGACACCATGGTCGTGCTGCTCGTGCGGCTGCACCTCGCCGGCGTCTTCTGGGGCGACTGCTCGCTGTCCAACACCCTCTTCCGGCTGGATGCCGGCACCTTCGCCGCCTACCTGGTCGACGCCGAGACCGTCGAGCGCCACCCGCGGCTGTCGCCCGGCCAGCGCCGCTACGACGTCGACCTGGCCCGCGAGCGGGTCGGCGCGGAGCTTCTGGACCTGCGGTACGGCGGTCTGCTGCCCGAGGGCATCGACCCGATCGAGGTGGCCGACAGCCTGCCCCGGCGCTATGAGTCGCTGTGGGAGGAGGTCACCCGCGAGGAGGTCTTCCGCACCGACGAGCAGCGCTACCGGGTGGCCGAACGGCTGCGGCGGCTCAACGAGCTCGGTTTCGACGTGGGCGAGGTCGAGCTGCGCACGACCGACGAGGGCACCCGGCTGCGGGTGGAGACCCGGGTCGCCGAGCCGGGGCACAACCGCCGGGAGCTGTTCCGGCTGACCGGGCTGGAGGTGCGGGAGCGCCAGGCCCAGCGGTTGCTCAACGACGTCCGGGCCTTCCGGGCCTACCTGGAGCAGAAGTCCGGCCGGCCGGTGCCCGAGACGATCGCCGGCCACCGGTGGCTGGGGGAGGTCTACCAGCCCGTGGTCGACGCCATCCCCGAGCACCTGCGCGGCCGGCTGGAGCCGGCGGAGGTCTTCCACGAGGTGCTCGAGCACCGGTGGTTCCTGTCCGAGAAGGCCGGGCGGGACGTCGGCACGACGCAGGCCGCGCGCTCCTACTTCGAGACCGTGCTCCCCAGCACCCCGCAGGAGCTGACGACGCCGTCGGCCATCGTCGGCCGCGGCTGA
- a CDS encoding YggT family protein yields MSLIWQILSSVLLVFLVLLFARFVVDWVMVLARSWRPTGLVAAGLEVVYSTTDPPLKAVRKVIPPLNLGSIRLDLGFMVLLIAVVVLRNVTLALA; encoded by the coding sequence GTGTCTCTTATCTGGCAGATCCTCTCATCGGTGCTGCTCGTCTTCCTCGTCCTGCTCTTCGCGCGGTTCGTCGTCGACTGGGTGATGGTGCTGGCCCGCAGCTGGCGTCCCACCGGCCTGGTCGCGGCCGGCCTCGAGGTCGTCTACTCCACCACCGACCCGCCGCTGAAGGCGGTGCGCAAGGTCATCCCGCCCCTGAACCTGGGGTCCATCCGACTGGACCTCGGGTTTATGGTGCTGCTGATCGCCGTGGTGGTCCTCCGGAACGTCACGCTCGCACTCGCATGA
- the pgeF gene encoding peptidoglycan editing factor PgeF encodes MSTEPAAPSAVRPRRVVTDRRGGRSRPPYDSFNLGTHVGDDPADVGANRARVARELGVAGDRLVWMDQVHGTGVAIVDGPRAEPVAATDGLVTATPGLVLTVLAADCVPVLLADSETGVVAAVHAGREGLRQGVLPAALSAMASLGARARHVTALLGPAVCGACYEVPAAMQADVARVAPDAAVRTRAGTAGLDLRAGVEQVLRRAGIPEVVQDPRCTVEDPSLFSHRRDGVTGRQAGLVWLG; translated from the coding sequence ATGAGCACTGAACCGGCCGCCCCGTCGGCGGTGCGACCCCGCCGGGTCGTCACCGACCGGCGGGGCGGCCGTTCGCGTCCTCCCTACGACTCCTTCAACCTCGGCACGCACGTCGGCGACGACCCAGCCGACGTCGGGGCCAATCGCGCGCGCGTCGCGCGCGAGCTCGGGGTGGCCGGGGACCGGCTGGTCTGGATGGACCAGGTCCACGGCACCGGCGTCGCGATCGTCGACGGCCCCCGGGCGGAGCCGGTCGCCGCGACCGACGGGCTGGTCACCGCGACGCCCGGGCTGGTGCTGACGGTGCTCGCGGCCGACTGCGTCCCCGTCCTGCTGGCCGACTCCGAGACCGGTGTCGTCGCAGCTGTGCACGCCGGGCGCGAAGGGCTGCGGCAGGGCGTCCTCCCGGCCGCGCTGTCGGCCATGGCCAGCCTGGGTGCCCGCGCGCGCCACGTGACGGCCCTGCTGGGTCCCGCGGTGTGCGGCGCCTGCTACGAGGTGCCCGCGGCGATGCAGGCCGACGTCGCGCGGGTCGCCCCCGACGCAGCGGTGCGCACCCGGGCCGGCACGGCGGGGCTGGACCTGCGGGCCGGGGTCGAGCAGGTCCTCCGCCGGGCCGGTATCCCCGAGGTCGTCCAGGACCCGCGCTGCACGGTCGAGGACCCCTCCCTCTTCTCCCACCGGCGCGACGGCGTCACCGGTCGCCAAGCCGGCCTGGTCTGGCTCGGCTGA
- a CDS encoding potassium/proton antiporter, producing MNTTVTVALALGALVVLVAAVALRLADRVGLPSLLLYLALGLAIGEGGLGVRFDDAELTQTLGVAALVVILAEGGLTTRWADMRRAVGPGLSLATVGVAVSVGITAAFAVWLLDASWGFALLLAAVVGSTDAAAVFGALRRLPLPRRLAASIEAESGLNDAPAILLVTTLAAYLTGAGPGAWWLIVLQVVGQLIGGALIGVALGVGGAALLRRVALPLAGFYPLAMLALCVLAFATATLAATSGIVAVYLCGLVLGNAALPHRAASIGFAEGMATLAQIGLFVLLGLLASPSRLADALLPALVVGGALLLVARPVSVVLSLVWFRMPWRQQAFVSWAGLRGAVPIVLATFPVTAGVTGAAGIFDTVFVLVVVFTVVQGWSLPWVARRLRIAAPVTPRDVEVEAAPLETLDADLVQLTVPDGSRLHGVYLPELRLPEDAAVVLIVREGRAFVPDRTTRLMRGDQALLVSARGSRAEAERRLRAVSRAGRLAMWRGETGRAGEAD from the coding sequence GTGAACACGACCGTCACCGTCGCACTGGCCCTCGGGGCGCTGGTCGTGCTGGTCGCCGCGGTCGCGCTCCGGCTGGCCGATCGCGTGGGCCTGCCGAGCCTGCTGCTGTACCTGGCCCTCGGCCTGGCGATCGGTGAGGGCGGGCTGGGCGTGCGTTTCGACGACGCCGAGCTGACCCAGACCCTCGGGGTGGCCGCGCTGGTCGTCATCCTCGCCGAGGGTGGGCTGACCACCCGCTGGGCCGACATGCGGCGGGCGGTCGGGCCGGGGCTTTCCCTCGCCACCGTCGGGGTGGCGGTGAGCGTCGGCATCACCGCGGCCTTCGCCGTCTGGCTTCTCGACGCCTCGTGGGGCTTCGCCCTGCTGCTGGCCGCGGTGGTCGGGTCCACCGACGCGGCGGCGGTCTTCGGGGCCCTGCGGAGGCTGCCCCTGCCCCGTCGGCTGGCGGCCTCCATCGAGGCGGAGAGCGGGCTCAACGACGCCCCGGCGATCCTCCTGGTCACCACCCTCGCCGCCTACCTCACCGGCGCCGGCCCGGGAGCGTGGTGGCTCATCGTGCTGCAGGTCGTCGGCCAGCTGATCGGCGGCGCCCTGATCGGCGTGGCGCTCGGGGTCGGCGGGGCGGCGCTGCTGCGCCGGGTCGCCCTCCCGCTGGCCGGCTTCTACCCGCTGGCGATGCTGGCGCTGTGCGTGCTCGCCTTCGCGACGGCCACGCTCGCGGCCACCTCGGGCATCGTCGCGGTGTACCTGTGCGGGCTGGTGCTGGGCAACGCGGCCCTCCCGCACCGCGCCGCGAGCATCGGCTTCGCCGAGGGCATGGCCACCCTCGCCCAGATCGGGTTGTTCGTCCTGCTCGGGTTGCTCGCCTCGCCGTCCCGGCTGGCCGATGCCCTGCTCCCGGCGCTCGTGGTCGGCGGGGCGCTGCTGCTGGTCGCCCGGCCGGTGTCCGTGGTGCTGAGCCTGGTGTGGTTCCGGATGCCGTGGCGGCAGCAGGCCTTCGTCTCCTGGGCGGGCCTGCGCGGAGCCGTTCCCATCGTGCTCGCCACCTTCCCCGTGACCGCCGGGGTCACCGGCGCGGCCGGCATCTTCGACACCGTCTTCGTGCTGGTCGTCGTCTTCACCGTCGTGCAGGGCTGGTCCCTGCCCTGGGTGGCGCGACGGCTGCGGATCGCGGCCCCGGTCACGCCGCGCGACGTGGAGGTGGAGGCCGCCCCGCTGGAGACGCTGGACGCCGACCTGGTGCAGCTGACCGTGCCGGACGGGTCGCGCCTGCACGGTGTCTACCTGCCGGAGCTGCGGCTGCCCGAGGACGCCGCCGTGGTGCTCATCGTGCGCGAGGGCCGGGCGTTCGTGCCCGACCGGACCACCCGGCTGATGCGGGGCGACCAGGCGCTGCTGGTGTCGGCGCGCGGCTCCCGGGCGGAGGCGGAGCGGCGGCTGCGCGCGGTCAGCCGCGCCGGCCGGCTCGCCATGTGGCGGGGCGAGACCGGCCGCGCCGGCGAGGCCGACTGA
- a CDS encoding YggS family pyridoxal phosphate-dependent enzyme, which translates to MNSLQENLRAVRARIDAAARAAGRDPADVALLAVSKTWPAADVRALAGLGQRDFGENRVQELLEKADELAGADLRWHFVGQLQRNKAAAVARTGAVVHSLDRASLAATLDRAGQQAGRPVEVLIQVDLGGPEGQAAARGGASPDGVPALADAVATAPGLRLRGLMAVAPRGERPAPAFARLAALAERLRADHPEAVEISAGMSGDLDEAVTAGATIVRVGTALFGARPLPCGEVEEHQPRESQQSHEPQAHRAPGADVTTTVQMRR; encoded by the coding sequence GTGAACTCGCTCCAGGAGAACCTGCGCGCGGTCCGCGCCCGGATCGACGCGGCCGCCCGCGCTGCCGGCCGCGACCCGGCCGACGTCGCGCTCCTCGCGGTCAGCAAGACCTGGCCCGCCGCCGACGTCCGGGCGCTCGCCGGGCTGGGGCAGCGGGACTTCGGCGAGAACCGCGTGCAGGAGCTCCTGGAGAAGGCCGACGAGCTCGCGGGCGCGGACCTGCGGTGGCACTTCGTGGGCCAGCTCCAGCGCAACAAGGCCGCGGCCGTGGCGCGGACCGGCGCGGTCGTCCACTCGCTCGACCGGGCCTCCCTGGCCGCGACCCTGGACCGGGCCGGGCAGCAGGCCGGGCGCCCGGTCGAGGTGCTGATCCAGGTGGACCTCGGCGGTCCCGAGGGGCAGGCCGCCGCGCGGGGCGGCGCGTCGCCCGATGGCGTCCCCGCACTCGCCGACGCCGTGGCGACGGCGCCCGGGCTGCGGTTGCGCGGGCTCATGGCGGTCGCTCCCCGCGGAGAGCGACCGGCACCGGCCTTCGCGCGGCTGGCCGCCCTCGCCGAGCGCCTCCGGGCCGACCACCCGGAGGCGGTGGAGATCTCTGCGGGCATGAGCGGCGACCTGGACGAGGCGGTCACGGCCGGCGCGACGATCGTGCGTGTCGGAACCGCGTTGTTCGGAGCGCGGCCCCTACCCTGCGGTGAGGTCGAGGAACACCAGCCACGCGAGTCACAGCAGTCGCACGAGCCGCAGGCTCACCGGGCTCCTGGGGCGGATGTGACGACGACGGTGCAGATGCGACGCTGA
- the ileS gene encoding isoleucine--tRNA ligase: MVPVSSPGPFSALPPQVDLPALERGILERWENEKVFDRSLQESAGRPQWTFYEGPPTANGRPGTHHIEARAFKDVFPRFKTMQGFSVPRRAGWDCHGLPVEIAVEQELGFAGKPDIERFGIAEFNARCRASVERHVDAFTELTHRMGYWVDMSTAYWTMDPAYIESVWWSLKQVFEKGLLVEDHRVAPYCPRCGTGLSDHEVAQGYETITDPSVYVRLPITDGEWAGKADLLVWTTTPWTLPSNTAVAVHPDVPYVVARAAGSDDVPVVVAEPLLAAVLGEDAEVLGRAPGRDWERTHYRRPFDLVEFPAGEDAHFVVLAEYVTTDDGTGLVHQSPAFGADDLAVCRGYGLPVVNPIDPTGHFLPGVRLVGGHFFKAADPQLVEDLENRGVLFREIRYEHSYPHCWRCHTPLMYYAQPSWYIRTSQIKDQLLAENEKTNWYPESIKTGRYGDWLNNNVDWALSRDRYWGTPLPIWRNDADPSRMVAVGSLAELSELTGRDLSDLDPHRPFIDDVTFTRPGEEGTYRRVRQVIDAWYDSGSMPFAQWGAPHRNSEQFQAAYPAQFICEAIDQTRGWFYTLMAVGTLVFEKSSYENVLCLGHILAEDGRKMSKHLGNILEPIPLMDRHGADAVRWFMLAGGSPWSARRVGHETLSEVVRKVLLTYWNTASFFTLYAETNGWDPVASPAPPRAERPLLDRWALAELAAVTRDVTAALEDFDTQGAGRLLAQFVDDLSNWYVRRSRRRFWDGDPSALGTLHEVLDGLTRLMAPFTPFVTDEVWSRAVVPGLAGPGGQAPVDSVHLASWPQVDETALDDTLVEQMALVRRLVELGRSARTSAKMRTRQPLARAVVAAPGWSALPRDLVAEVADELNVAELMELAAVGGDLVDVSVKVDFRAVGRRLGKQVQAVARAVAAADAPALVAAYRAGTASVDVEGSPVPLEDGDLVVTETPREGWTVASAGGLTVALDLTLTPELERAGLVREVVRLVQEARKTSGLEVSDRIELSWTADGAMAQALTEHAEQLAGEVLASAVHAGTAGPGEGVEGPEGSRFWVAKA; the protein is encoded by the coding sequence ATGGTGCCCGTGAGCTCACCCGGCCCCTTCTCCGCGCTGCCCCCGCAGGTCGACCTCCCCGCCCTGGAGCGCGGCATCCTGGAGCGCTGGGAGAACGAGAAGGTCTTCGACCGGTCGCTGCAGGAGTCGGCCGGCCGCCCGCAGTGGACCTTCTACGAGGGCCCGCCCACGGCCAACGGCCGGCCGGGCACCCACCACATCGAGGCGCGGGCGTTCAAGGACGTCTTCCCCCGGTTCAAGACGATGCAGGGCTTCTCCGTGCCCCGCCGGGCCGGGTGGGACTGCCACGGCCTGCCGGTGGAGATCGCCGTCGAGCAGGAGCTCGGCTTCGCCGGCAAACCGGACATCGAGCGGTTCGGCATCGCCGAGTTCAACGCCCGCTGCCGGGCGTCGGTGGAGCGCCACGTCGACGCGTTCACCGAGCTGACCCACCGGATGGGCTACTGGGTCGACATGTCCACCGCCTACTGGACGATGGACCCGGCCTACATCGAGAGCGTCTGGTGGTCGCTGAAGCAGGTCTTCGAGAAGGGGCTGCTGGTCGAGGACCACCGGGTGGCGCCCTACTGCCCGCGCTGCGGCACCGGGCTGTCCGACCACGAGGTCGCCCAGGGGTACGAGACGATCACCGACCCGTCGGTGTACGTGCGGCTGCCGATCACCGACGGCGAGTGGGCCGGCAAGGCCGACCTGCTGGTCTGGACGACGACGCCGTGGACGCTGCCCAGCAACACCGCCGTCGCCGTGCACCCCGACGTCCCCTACGTCGTCGCCCGGGCGGCCGGCTCCGACGACGTCCCGGTCGTGGTGGCGGAACCGCTGCTGGCCGCCGTCCTCGGGGAGGACGCCGAGGTGCTCGGCCGCGCTCCCGGCCGCGACTGGGAGCGCACCCACTACCGGCGGCCGTTCGACCTGGTCGAGTTCCCGGCCGGTGAGGACGCCCACTTCGTCGTCCTCGCCGAGTACGTCACCACCGACGACGGGACCGGCCTGGTCCACCAGTCCCCCGCCTTCGGCGCCGACGACCTGGCGGTCTGCCGCGGCTACGGGCTGCCCGTGGTCAACCCCATCGACCCGACCGGGCACTTCCTGCCCGGGGTCCGGCTGGTGGGCGGGCACTTCTTCAAGGCCGCCGACCCGCAGCTGGTCGAGGACCTGGAGAACCGCGGCGTGCTGTTCCGCGAGATCCGGTACGAGCACAGCTATCCGCACTGCTGGCGCTGCCACACGCCGCTGATGTACTACGCGCAGCCGTCCTGGTACATCCGCACCAGCCAGATCAAGGACCAGCTCCTCGCGGAGAACGAGAAGACCAACTGGTACCCGGAGAGCATCAAGACCGGCCGGTACGGCGACTGGCTGAACAACAACGTCGACTGGGCTCTCTCCCGCGACCGCTACTGGGGCACGCCGCTGCCGATCTGGCGCAACGACGCCGATCCGAGCCGGATGGTGGCCGTCGGCTCGCTGGCCGAGCTGTCGGAGCTGACCGGCCGCGACCTCTCCGACCTGGACCCGCACCGGCCGTTCATCGACGACGTCACCTTCACGCGGCCCGGCGAGGAGGGCACCTACCGGCGCGTCCGGCAGGTCATCGACGCCTGGTACGACTCCGGCTCGATGCCGTTCGCGCAGTGGGGCGCGCCGCACCGCAACTCCGAGCAGTTCCAGGCGGCCTACCCGGCGCAGTTCATCTGCGAGGCGATCGACCAGACCCGCGGCTGGTTCTACACGCTGATGGCCGTCGGCACCCTGGTGTTCGAGAAGAGCTCCTACGAGAACGTGCTCTGCCTGGGCCACATCCTGGCCGAGGACGGCCGGAAGATGAGCAAGCACCTGGGCAACATCCTGGAGCCCATCCCGCTCATGGACCGGCACGGCGCCGACGCCGTCCGCTGGTTCATGCTCGCCGGGGGCTCGCCGTGGTCGGCCCGGCGGGTCGGGCACGAGACGCTGTCCGAGGTCGTCCGGAAGGTGCTGCTCACCTACTGGAACACCGCCAGCTTCTTCACCCTGTACGCCGAGACCAACGGCTGGGACCCGGTCGCGAGCCCGGCGCCCCCACGCGCCGAGCGCCCGCTGCTGGACCGCTGGGCGCTCGCCGAGCTCGCCGCCGTGACCCGCGACGTCACCGCGGCGCTGGAGGACTTCGACACCCAGGGTGCCGGCCGGCTCCTGGCCCAGTTCGTCGACGACCTCTCCAACTGGTACGTGCGCCGGTCCCGGCGCCGCTTCTGGGACGGCGACCCCTCGGCGCTGGGCACCCTGCACGAGGTCCTCGACGGGCTGACCCGGCTCATGGCGCCGTTCACGCCGTTCGTGACCGACGAGGTCTGGTCGCGCGCCGTGGTGCCGGGCCTGGCCGGGCCGGGGGGCCAGGCGCCGGTGGACAGCGTGCACCTCGCTTCCTGGCCCCAGGTGGACGAGACCGCGCTCGACGACACCCTGGTCGAGCAGATGGCGCTGGTGCGCCGCCTGGTCGAGCTGGGCCGCTCGGCCCGGACCTCGGCCAAGATGCGCACCCGGCAGCCGCTGGCCCGCGCGGTCGTCGCCGCGCCCGGCTGGTCGGCCCTCCCCCGCGACCTGGTCGCCGAGGTCGCCGACGAGCTCAACGTCGCCGAGCTCATGGAGCTGGCCGCCGTGGGGGGCGACCTGGTCGACGTCAGCGTGAAGGTGGACTTCCGCGCGGTGGGCCGCCGTCTGGGCAAGCAGGTGCAGGCGGTGGCCAGGGCCGTCGCCGCGGCCGACGCGCCGGCTCTCGTCGCGGCCTACCGCGCCGGCACGGCGAGCGTGGACGTCGAGGGCTCTCCCGTGCCGCTCGAGGACGGCGACCTGGTGGTCACCGAGACCCCGCGCGAGGGCTGGACCGTGGCCAGCGCCGGTGGCCTGACCGTGGCCCTGGACCTCACCCTCACCCCCGAGCTGGAGCGCGCGGGCCTGGTGCGCGAGGTGGTCCGGCTCGTGCAGGAGGCGCGCAAGACCAGCGGCCTGGAGGTCAGCGACCGGATCGAGCTGTCGTGGACCGCCGACGGCGCCATGGCGCAGGCCCTGACCGAGCACGCCGAGCAGCTGGCCGGCGAGGTGCTGGCCAGCGCGGTGCACGCCGGCACGGCGGGCCCGGGCGAGGGCGTCGAGGGGCCCGAGGGCTCCCGGTTCTGGGTGGCCAAGGCCTGA
- the sepF gene encoding cell division protein SepF, with product MAGAMRKMGIYLGLVEDDDTRGYGRYDSRTSDELEHDRRYGRYGEDRYADEFADRPYADDDYTGGYADDEPAVAEVPAARDPEPLSVRRVQARPLGLAPAGATAAGSGPGPVGARLGGMNSGPVAAAGLAVREPVVAPAPEPEAAPAPVSKTYRITTLHPRTYNEARTIGERFRDGMPVIMNLTEMDDADAKRLVDFAAGLSFGLRGSIERVTAKVFLLSPQDVAVTPEDKAKIREGGFSDKS from the coding sequence ATGGCTGGAGCCATGCGGAAGATGGGGATCTACCTGGGGCTCGTCGAGGACGACGACACCCGCGGCTACGGCCGGTACGACTCCCGCACGTCCGACGAGCTGGAGCACGATCGCCGCTACGGCCGGTACGGCGAGGACCGCTACGCCGACGAGTTCGCCGACCGGCCCTACGCCGACGACGACTACACCGGTGGGTACGCCGACGACGAGCCGGCGGTCGCCGAGGTGCCCGCCGCCCGCGACCCCGAGCCGCTGTCGGTGCGGCGCGTCCAGGCCCGCCCGCTCGGCCTCGCGCCGGCCGGTGCCACCGCCGCCGGTTCCGGGCCCGGGCCGGTCGGTGCCCGGCTCGGCGGCATGAACAGTGGTCCCGTCGCCGCCGCGGGCCTCGCCGTCCGCGAGCCGGTGGTGGCCCCCGCTCCCGAGCCCGAGGCGGCACCTGCTCCCGTGTCCAAGACCTACCGGATCACCACGCTGCACCCGCGCACCTACAACGAGGCCCGCACCATCGGTGAGCGCTTCCGCGACGGCATGCCGGTCATCATGAACCTCACCGAGATGGACGACGCCGACGCGAAGCGACTCGTCGACTTCGCTGCGGGACTGAGCTTCGGCCTGCGCGGTAGTATCGAGCGGGTCACGGCGAAGGTGTTCCTGCTCAGCCCGCAGGACGTCGCCGTCACCCCTGAGGACAAGGCGAAGATCCGCGAGGGCGGGTTCTCCGACAAGTCCTGA
- a CDS encoding extracellular solute-binding protein, whose amino-acid sequence MSLPGRSRRPRHLAGAAAGVVLASALAACGGDSAGPPTLTWYINPDNGGQAELASRCTEAAEGRYRIETALLPRDAASQREQLVRRLAAKDASIDLMSLDPIYVPEFSQAGFLADVPDDVTERVTEGVVQSAIAGATWNEELVAVPFWANTQLLWYRQSVAEAAGLDMSQPVTWEQIVTAAQEQDVELGVQGARAESLTVWLNSLIESAGGSVIEDNADDPENIELGLASEAGVRAAEVMRMVADSGQAGAAFSTENESASAAEFEGENGGFMVNWPFVYAQALAGVEGGTLDPSVPQDYGWALWPRVDEDTPSAPPLGGIDLGVGAFSENADLAFEAAECITTDENQAYYMINEGNPASSAAVFDDPEVLEQFPMAPTIRESLEQAAPRPQTAYYNEVSGGLQRMYHPPGSVEPGETGEEAGELITAVLRGEQLL is encoded by the coding sequence GTGTCGCTCCCCGGTCGCTCCCGACGGCCGCGCCATCTGGCCGGTGCCGCCGCGGGTGTCGTCCTCGCCTCGGCCCTGGCCGCCTGCGGCGGTGACTCCGCCGGGCCGCCGACCCTCACCTGGTACATCAACCCGGACAACGGCGGTCAGGCCGAGCTCGCCAGCCGCTGCACCGAGGCCGCCGAGGGCCGCTACCGGATCGAGACGGCCCTTCTCCCGCGCGACGCCGCCTCCCAGCGCGAGCAGCTGGTGCGCCGGCTCGCGGCGAAGGACGCGTCGATCGACCTGATGAGCCTCGACCCCATCTACGTGCCCGAGTTCTCCCAGGCCGGCTTCCTGGCAGACGTCCCCGACGACGTCACCGAGCGCGTCACCGAGGGCGTGGTGCAGAGCGCCATCGCGGGCGCCACCTGGAACGAGGAGCTCGTCGCCGTCCCCTTCTGGGCCAACACGCAGCTCCTCTGGTACCGCCAGTCGGTCGCCGAGGCCGCCGGCCTGGACATGAGTCAGCCGGTCACCTGGGAGCAGATCGTCACCGCGGCGCAGGAGCAGGACGTGGAGCTGGGGGTCCAGGGTGCCCGTGCGGAGTCCCTCACGGTCTGGCTGAACTCGCTCATCGAGTCCGCCGGCGGGTCCGTCATCGAGGACAACGCCGACGACCCGGAGAACATCGAGCTGGGGCTGGCCAGCGAGGCCGGTGTCCGGGCCGCCGAGGTCATGCGCATGGTCGCCGACTCCGGGCAGGCTGGCGCCGCCTTCTCCACCGAGAACGAGTCGGCCTCGGCCGCCGAGTTCGAGGGGGAGAACGGTGGCTTCATGGTCAACTGGCCGTTCGTCTACGCCCAGGCCCTCGCCGGCGTGGAGGGCGGCACGCTCGACCCGTCGGTGCCGCAGGACTACGGCTGGGCCCTGTGGCCCCGGGTCGACGAGGACACCCCGAGCGCCCCGCCGCTCGGCGGCATCGACCTCGGGGTGGGCGCCTTCAGCGAGAACGCCGACCTCGCGTTCGAGGCGGCGGAGTGCATCACCACCGACGAGAACCAGGCCTACTACATGATCAACGAGGGGAACCCGGCCTCGTCGGCCGCGGTGTTCGACGACCCCGAGGTCCTCGAGCAGTTCCCGATGGCCCCCACCATCCGGGAGTCGCTGGAGCAGGCCGCACCGCGCCCGCAGACCGCTTACTACAACGAGGTCTCCGGCGGGCTGCAGCGGATGTACCACCCGCCGGGTTCGGTGGAACCCGGTGAGACCGGTGAAGAGGCCGGGGAGCTCATCACCGCCGTCCTCCGAGGGGAGCAGCTGCTGTGA